In Zingiber officinale cultivar Zhangliang chromosome 3B, Zo_v1.1, whole genome shotgun sequence, a single window of DNA contains:
- the LOC122055965 gene encoding calcium-dependent protein kinase 20-like, producing MGNCCAAPSDPDGKARKKKKGKQREKRQNPFSVDYNRGHSSGSGVLRNPTGRDICSRYELGKELGRGEFGITYLCTEKSSGEHFACKSISKKKLRTAVDIEDVRREVEIMRHLPAHPNIVSLKDTYEDDADVHLVMELCEGGELFDRIVARGHYTEREAAAVTRTIIEVIQVCHEHGVMHRDLKPENFLFGNKREKAPLKAIDFGLSVFFKPGERFTEIVGSPYYMAPEVLKRNYGPEIDVWSAGVILYILLCGVPPFWAETEHGVAQAILRSVIDFKREPWPRVSGGAKDLVMHMLDPDPNKRFTAQQVLDHPWLQNVKNAPNVNLGETVRARLQQFSVMNKFKKKALRVMAEYLSEEEAADIKEMFQKLDINKKGSISLEEMKFGLHKLGHQIPDADLQILMDAADVDRSGTLDYSEFVAVSIHLRKIENEEHLHKAFSYFDQNKSGYIEMEELRDSLADDMGPNHEEIISAIYRDVDTDKDGKISYEEFAAMMKAGTDWRKASRQYSRERFSTLSSKLMKNGSLELKNHDS from the exons ATGGGCAATTGCTGCGCAGCCCCCAGTGATCCTGATGGGAaggcgaggaagaagaagaaggggaaacAGAGGGAGAAGAGACAGAATCCCTTTTCGGTCGACTACAACCGAGGGCATAGCTCTGGCTCGGGCGTCCTCAGGAATCCCACCGGCCGAGACATCTGCAGCCGGTACGAGCTCGGGAAAGAGCTCGGCCGCGGCGAATTCGGCATCACCTACCTATGCACCGAAAAGTCCTCCGGGGAGCACTTTGCCTGCAAATCCATCTCTAAGAAGAAGCTGCGCACCGCCGTTGACATTGAGGACGTTCGGCGGGAGGTTGAGATCATGAGGCATTTGCCCGCCCACCCCAACATCGTCAGCCTCAAGGACACCTACGAGGACGACGCCGACGTCCACCTCGTCATGGAGCTATGCGAAGGAGGGGAGCTCTTCGATAGGATCGTCGCAAGGGGGCATTACACCGAACGGGAGGCAGCTGCCGTGACGCGTACAATCATTGAAGTGATTCAG GTATGTCACGAGCATGGGGTCATGCACCGGGATCTCAAACCTGAGAACTTCCTGTTTGGGAACAAAAGGGAAAAGGCTCCACTGAAAGCCATTGATTTTGGATTGTCAGTCTTCTTTAAACCTG GCGAACGCTTCACTGAAATTGTCGGCAGCCCTTATTACATGGCACCAGAGGTTCTAAAGAGAAATTATGGCCCAGAAATTGATGTGTGGAGTGCTGGAGTTATACTATACATCCTTCTTTGTGGTGTCCCCCCATTTTGGGCAG AAACTGAACATGGTGTTGCACAGGCAATTTTACGTTCTGTGATAGATTTTAAGAGAGAACCTTGGCCAAGAGTTTCTGGTGGTGCTAAAGATCTTGTGATGCATATGCTTGATCCAGACCCCAACAAGAGGTTTACTGCTCAGCAAGTCCTTG ATCATCCATGGCTGCAGAACGTGAAGAATGCTCCTAATGTTAATCTTGGAGAAACTGTACGAGCAAGATTGCAGCAGTTCTCTGTTATGaacaaatttaaaaagaaagCCTTGAGG GTAATGGCTGAATATTTATCTGAAGAAGAAGCTGCTGACATTAAGGAAATGTTTCAGAAGTTGGATATAAACAAAAAAGGAAGCATTTCTCTTGAAGAGATGAAATTTGGTCTACACAAGCTTGGTCATCAGATTCCAGATGCTGATCTCCAGATATTAATGGATGCG GCTGATGTTGATCGAAGCGGCACTTTAGATTACAGTGAATTTGTTGCTGTATCAATTCACCTGCGGAAAATTGAGAATGAGGAGCACCTTCACAAAGCTTTTTCATACTTTGACCAGAACAAGAGTGGTTATATAGAAATGGAAGAGCTCAGAGATTCATTGGCTGATGATATGGGTCCAAATCATGAAGAAATCATTAGTGCTATTTATCGTGATGTTGACACAGACAAG GATGGAAAAATAAGTTATGAGGAGTTTGCAGCAATGATGAAGGCTGGCACAGATTGGAGGAAGGCATCAAGGCAATACTCAAGGGAGCGGTTCAGTACCCTCAGCTCAAAGTTGATGAAAAATGGATCTTTAGAACTTAAGAATCATGATAGCTAA